The Streptomyces sp. RKAG293 genome includes a region encoding these proteins:
- a CDS encoding transposase family protein, which translates to MCGISKEHLGALINELSGPWLAVREAGQGKRRGHARLRVAGAGPDHQLVFADRVLVTLVALRWALSHRVLAVLFGVSASTVDRAVAEILPFHRDRTMAQD; encoded by the coding sequence GTGTGCGGGATTTCGAAGGAACACCTGGGTGCCCTGATCAATGAGCTGTCCGGTCCGTGGCTGGCGGTCAGGGAGGCTGGGCAGGGCAAACGGCGCGGTCATGCCCGGTTGCGGGTCGCCGGGGCTGGGCCTGATCACCAACTGGTCTTCGCCGACCGGGTGCTGGTGACCCTGGTGGCGTTGCGCTGGGCACTGTCGCACCGGGTGCTGGCGGTGCTGTTCGGTGTGTCGGCCTCCACTGTCGATCGGGCGGTGGCCGAGATCCTTCCGTTCCACCGAGACCGCACGATGGCCCAGGATTGA
- a CDS encoding DNRLRE domain-containing protein, with product MAVTLLDGTSAAIAAPQKTAPQQTAGHYATTAADIPSARVAARLSGKQVEALSERSETSTTWVNANGSLTTEVSAGPIRFKDNGQWRPVDLDLVQNGDGSVAPKAHPRGLKLAGGGGTTARSLTDAGTAPARDLVTLGAGDQQIALQWKGGLPKPTLSGTRATYVNAVPGANLVVEATRTGFEQFVDIAQRPAAGGFAYTLPLKTKGLSVKQLADGSLQFTDAKNNKRAVMPAPTMWDAQIDPVSGEHTHQAPVALKVVADKGSVDLVFTPDTKFLADPKTKFPVTVDPSTATLGNVFDTYAQQGVTVDESTDTELDLGNPGTTNTDGTPRTARSFITWNTAPFADALVTSAKLSLWDFHAGNNVDCAAYPWEVWDTDKASTSTRWPAQPVWHTKSATSTETRGNPSCTAAPDGWINADVTTLAQTWASLKNATSGMGLRASSETVVAQWKRVNSANAASNPPKLVVTYNYRPRNGTDPQAGPPFFKDAAGTWYTNTVTPVLRDTFADPNNDKVNATFQVYDNATGTQVGSNVTSPFVPAGQPASVTVPAGLLVNGKSYKFRSTSYDGTHYSVGWGGWTNFTVDTSAPSAPASVTSTDYPSAAWVKGAGQVGKFTATPPAGDQSGIEWSLDGTTWTKVTTSGTTTPVNFNVTPAKAGTNTLQVRTTDKAENKSEPIAYTFHVGPGGVTLPDDGTRTAARVPLTAEADSSKYNAVTFSWRRGDADAWAPIPAGDVTNAGTALTSWPVALTAGKSPNLAWNATSTVNPDGAVQLKADFTGAGGVSATSDSIDLVVDRTADGATTTSVGPGAINLLTGDYTLAATDATFFGMTVARSASSRSPQAGGATDGQSPIFGKEWLSGTTAEVTASNYTSIRKTSATSLDVLTSAGSTIKFTANAANTGWVPETGAGNLTLKGAFTSGDFTLSDTQGTVTVFSKVAPAATAWTVTSSLSNGLATSTTQVVSEAVTVGGQTLARPKQVIASSTATTLAACAADPSTRGCRILQFIYASATTASGSTFGDVKDQVSAVKLWATAPGATLSTATTVAQYAYDSSGRLRETWDPRVSPALKTSYSYDTNGRVTTLTPPGQLPWTFVYGQAGSSPTAGAGMLLSASRPTLTPGSATQTNGTATTTLVYGVPLTGASAPNDLGSAATASWGQSDLPTDATAIFPSDQVPSSSDGTTLGAGDYARAGIHYLDASGRGVDDATPGHHIAVTEYDRYANAVRSLTAANRELALGTTPAQITQLTNLGINALSTGERAQLLSTTSVFDGTGVRETDTYGPLHQITLSANLISGTTTVASAGTQVTGRQHTVTEYDSGRPTDGTANGANEPTKKTTGAQARAWPDLLADPQVTSTAYDWVKDEPVSSTEDPSGLALTTTTAYNSQGQVTKTSQPASSGTDAGTTLTTYYTGTGAAPCGGRPEWADLICQTGPAAAITGGGSNPTELPTKTMEFGLFGQTTKVTETANSVTRTTTTSYDNAGRPATLSVSGGIGTAVPSVTTAYDSITGLPLTQTSSTGGTITKTYDGLGRPMSYTDADGGSTRTSYDALDRPTSVTDSVPSTTSYTYDTAVDPRGMVTKVTDSVAGSFTAAYDSDGGMIAEGLPGGYTMKEGRDPTGAATARTYTRDSDALVLVSDSVTATAQGRWATHAGTPGVTASQNYTYDATGRLTQVQDTSTDAVCTTRGYTFDKNTNRKTLATAVGAPNADCATTGGTTTNYTYDTADRLVNTGYTYDAFGRTTALPGTSLAYFANDLVQQQTAGTSRQTWALDSNFRFRSWTTESNATGTWTQTAAKVNHYGSDSDSPRWTVENSSPGTLTRNVAGPDSSLAAVTTATGGTVLELQNLHGDIALALPVDTSQAPVVLDSDEYGNVRTNQAAVRYAWLGGAQRSDETLTGLTLMGVRLYNASTGRFLSVDPVPGGNANAYEYTGADPVNKVDLDGRWNHYKTLYASWGRVSSHVWSFWDWWGWGWHVGASVRFTFNRWGTNKIANEGPYALTLYAFLAAAVGGYAATIMYIIGAVAAWITWEAYRAKERGKCLYFYASARWINGVPYWYYYPASQSC from the coding sequence ATGGCTGTCACACTGCTGGACGGCACCAGCGCAGCGATAGCCGCGCCGCAGAAGACCGCTCCCCAGCAGACGGCCGGACACTACGCGACGACCGCTGCGGACATCCCCTCCGCGCGGGTAGCGGCGCGGTTGTCGGGTAAGCAGGTGGAGGCGCTCTCGGAGCGGTCGGAGACCTCCACGACGTGGGTGAACGCGAATGGTTCGCTGACGACGGAGGTGTCGGCCGGCCCGATCCGGTTCAAGGACAACGGCCAGTGGCGGCCTGTCGATCTGGACCTGGTGCAAAACGGTGATGGCAGCGTGGCGCCCAAGGCCCACCCGCGGGGTCTGAAGCTGGCCGGTGGGGGCGGCACCACAGCCCGCTCGCTGACCGATGCCGGCACCGCGCCCGCTCGTGATCTGGTAACGCTGGGTGCGGGTGATCAGCAGATCGCCCTGCAGTGGAAGGGCGGTCTGCCCAAGCCGACACTCAGCGGGACACGCGCCACGTATGTCAACGCCGTTCCGGGCGCGAACCTGGTCGTGGAGGCCACCCGTACCGGTTTCGAGCAGTTCGTCGACATCGCCCAGCGGCCCGCCGCAGGGGGCTTCGCCTACACGCTGCCGTTGAAGACCAAGGGCCTGAGCGTCAAGCAGCTCGCCGACGGCAGTCTGCAGTTCACCGATGCCAAGAACAACAAGCGGGCCGTAATGCCCGCCCCCACCATGTGGGACGCGCAGATCGATCCGGTCTCCGGCGAGCACACCCACCAGGCACCGGTGGCGTTGAAGGTCGTCGCAGACAAGGGCTCGGTCGACCTGGTCTTCACCCCGGACACCAAGTTCTTGGCGGATCCGAAGACGAAGTTCCCTGTCACGGTTGACCCGTCCACCGCGACCCTCGGAAACGTTTTCGACACCTACGCCCAGCAGGGCGTGACGGTCGATGAGTCCACCGATACCGAGCTGGACCTGGGCAACCCGGGCACCACGAACACCGACGGCACACCCCGTACCGCGCGCTCCTTCATCACCTGGAACACCGCACCGTTCGCGGACGCCCTGGTGACGAGTGCGAAGCTGAGCCTGTGGGACTTCCACGCGGGCAACAACGTGGACTGTGCGGCGTACCCGTGGGAGGTATGGGACACCGATAAGGCATCCACGTCCACCCGCTGGCCGGCGCAGCCGGTCTGGCACACCAAGTCCGCCACCTCGACGGAGACCCGCGGCAACCCCTCGTGCACCGCGGCACCCGACGGGTGGATCAACGCCGACGTCACCACCCTCGCTCAGACCTGGGCGTCGCTGAAGAACGCCACGTCCGGCATGGGCCTGCGCGCTTCCAGCGAAACCGTTGTCGCGCAGTGGAAGCGGGTGAACTCCGCGAACGCGGCGTCCAATCCGCCGAAGCTGGTCGTCACCTACAACTACCGGCCGCGCAACGGCACGGACCCGCAGGCAGGTCCGCCGTTCTTCAAGGATGCTGCGGGCACCTGGTACACCAACACCGTCACACCGGTACTGCGGGACACCTTTGCCGATCCCAACAATGACAAGGTCAACGCCACCTTCCAGGTCTACGACAACGCCACCGGCACCCAGGTCGGCTCCAACGTCACCTCGCCGTTCGTGCCTGCCGGGCAGCCGGCATCGGTGACTGTGCCGGCCGGGTTGCTGGTCAACGGCAAGTCGTACAAGTTCCGCTCCACCTCCTACGACGGCACCCATTACAGCGTGGGCTGGGGTGGATGGACGAACTTCACCGTCGACACCTCCGCGCCGTCGGCGCCGGCGTCGGTGACCTCCACCGACTACCCGTCCGCGGCCTGGGTCAAGGGCGCCGGCCAGGTCGGCAAGTTCACCGCAACTCCCCCTGCCGGTGACCAGAGCGGCATCGAGTGGTCCCTGGACGGCACCACCTGGACGAAGGTCACCACCAGCGGTACCACCACCCCGGTGAACTTCAACGTCACCCCGGCCAAGGCCGGCACCAACACCCTCCAGGTCCGCACCACGGACAAGGCGGAGAACAAGTCCGAGCCGATCGCCTATACCTTCCACGTCGGACCCGGCGGCGTCACCCTGCCCGATGACGGCACCCGAACTGCCGCCCGTGTCCCGCTGACCGCGGAAGCCGACAGCTCCAAGTACAACGCGGTCACGTTCTCCTGGCGCCGCGGCGACGCCGACGCCTGGGCACCGATCCCGGCCGGCGACGTCACCAACGCGGGTACTGCGCTGACCTCCTGGCCCGTGGCTCTGACCGCCGGCAAGAGCCCCAACCTGGCCTGGAACGCCACCTCCACGGTCAATCCCGACGGGGCCGTTCAGCTCAAAGCCGACTTCACCGGCGCTGGTGGGGTGAGCGCGACATCCGATTCCATCGACCTCGTGGTCGACCGCACAGCGGACGGTGCCACGACCACCAGCGTGGGCCCAGGAGCGATCAACCTCCTGACCGGTGACTACACCCTGGCAGCCACCGACGCCACCTTCTTCGGCATGACGGTTGCACGGTCAGCGTCCTCGCGCTCCCCGCAGGCCGGTGGTGCCACCGATGGCCAGTCGCCCATCTTCGGCAAGGAATGGCTGTCGGGCACCACGGCGGAAGTGACGGCGTCGAACTACACGAGCATCCGCAAGACGTCTGCCACTTCTCTTGACGTCCTGACCAGCGCGGGATCGACGATCAAGTTCACCGCGAACGCGGCGAACACCGGCTGGGTCCCTGAAACCGGAGCGGGAAACCTGACGCTGAAGGGAGCGTTCACCTCCGGCGACTTCACCCTCTCGGACACCCAGGGAACGGTGACGGTCTTCTCCAAGGTTGCGCCGGCCGCAACCGCATGGACGGTTACCAGCTCGCTGTCCAACGGCCTGGCCACCTCGACCACCCAGGTGGTCTCGGAGGCCGTGACCGTGGGCGGTCAGACCCTGGCGCGTCCCAAGCAGGTCATCGCGTCCAGCACCGCCACCACACTGGCCGCTTGCGCGGCAGATCCGTCCACCCGAGGGTGCCGGATCCTGCAATTCATCTACGCCTCGGCGACCACAGCCTCAGGGTCCACCTTCGGTGATGTGAAGGATCAGGTGTCCGCCGTCAAGCTGTGGGCGACGGCTCCAGGCGCGACGCTTTCCACGGCCACCACGGTGGCTCAGTACGCCTACGACAGCAGCGGCCGGCTTCGGGAGACCTGGGACCCCCGTGTCTCCCCGGCGCTCAAGACCTCCTACAGCTATGACACCAACGGCCGCGTCACCACTCTGACGCCCCCCGGGCAGCTGCCGTGGACGTTCGTGTACGGCCAGGCTGGGTCCAGCCCGACTGCTGGTGCGGGCATGCTCCTGTCGGCTTCCCGTCCGACGTTGACCCCGGGCAGTGCCACGCAGACCAACGGCACCGCCACGACCACGCTCGTCTACGGCGTCCCGCTGACCGGTGCCAGCGCTCCGAACGACCTCGGGTCTGCGGCGACCGCGTCCTGGGGTCAAAGCGACCTGCCCACCGATGCCACCGCGATCTTTCCCTCCGACCAGGTGCCGTCCTCCAGCGACGGCACCACCCTGGGCGCCGGTGATTACGCGCGAGCGGGAATCCACTATCTCGACGCCTCGGGCCGCGGGGTTGACGATGCCACACCAGGGCACCACATCGCGGTCACCGAGTACGACCGATACGCCAACGCGGTCCGCTCCCTGACGGCGGCGAACCGTGAACTGGCCCTCGGCACGACCCCGGCCCAGATCACGCAGCTCACCAACCTGGGCATCAACGCACTGTCAACGGGTGAGCGCGCACAACTGCTGTCCACCACCTCGGTCTTCGACGGCACCGGGGTCCGTGAGACAGACACCTACGGACCGCTGCACCAGATCACGCTGTCCGCCAACCTGATCAGCGGCACCACCACGGTGGCTTCCGCCGGCACCCAGGTCACGGGCCGGCAGCACACAGTGACGGAGTACGACTCCGGCCGCCCCACGGACGGCACGGCCAACGGGGCCAACGAGCCCACGAAGAAGACGACCGGAGCGCAGGCGCGCGCGTGGCCCGACCTCCTGGCCGACCCGCAGGTGACGTCGACTGCGTACGACTGGGTTAAGGACGAGCCCGTCAGCAGCACCGAAGACCCCTCCGGGCTTGCCCTCACCACGACGACGGCCTACAACAGCCAGGGTCAGGTGACAAAGACCAGTCAACCGGCGTCCTCGGGCACCGACGCCGGTACCACGCTGACGACGTACTACACCGGCACTGGGGCAGCCCCGTGCGGCGGCCGTCCGGAATGGGCAGACCTTATCTGCCAGACCGGACCGGCGGCCGCCATCACAGGCGGGGGCAGCAACCCCACCGAGCTGCCCACCAAGACGATGGAGTTCGGGCTGTTCGGCCAGACCACCAAGGTCACCGAAACAGCGAACTCCGTGACCCGCACCACCACCACCAGCTACGACAACGCCGGACGCCCCGCCACACTGTCCGTCAGCGGGGGGATCGGCACCGCGGTACCTTCGGTCACAACCGCCTATGACTCCATCACCGGGTTGCCGCTCACCCAGACTTCCTCCACCGGAGGAACGATCACCAAGACCTACGACGGCCTCGGCCGCCCGATGTCCTACACCGACGCCGACGGCGGAAGCACCAGGACCTCCTACGACGCCCTCGACCGGCCCACTTCGGTGACCGATTCGGTGCCGTCCACGACCTCCTACACCTACGACACCGCTGTGGACCCGCGGGGCATGGTCACCAAGGTGACCGACTCCGTGGCCGGCAGCTTCACCGCAGCCTACGACTCCGACGGCGGAATGATCGCTGAAGGGCTGCCCGGCGGCTACACCATGAAGGAGGGACGCGACCCCACGGGGGCTGCAACCGCCCGCACCTACACGCGGGACAGCGACGCCCTGGTTCTGGTTTCGGACAGCGTCACCGCAACCGCCCAGGGCCGGTGGGCCACGCACGCCGGCACCCCCGGAGTCACCGCCTCGCAGAACTACACCTACGACGCGACCGGACGCCTGACGCAGGTCCAGGACACCAGCACTGACGCCGTCTGCACCACCCGCGGTTACACCTTCGACAAGAACACCAACCGCAAAACCCTCGCCACGGCAGTGGGCGCACCCAACGCCGACTGCGCCACCACCGGCGGAACGACAACCAATTACACCTACGACACTGCCGACAGGCTGGTGAACACCGGGTACACGTACGACGCATTCGGCCGGACTACCGCCCTGCCCGGAACCAGCCTGGCGTACTTCGCCAACGACCTCGTGCAGCAGCAGACTGCTGGAACATCCCGTCAGACCTGGGCACTGGACTCCAACTTCCGTTTCCGCTCCTGGACCACGGAATCCAATGCCACCGGCACGTGGACGCAGACGGCGGCCAAGGTCAACCACTACGGATCCGACTCCGACAGCCCGCGCTGGACCGTGGAGAACTCATCGCCTGGGACGCTCACACGCAACGTGGCCGGTCCGGACAGCAGTTTGGCCGCTGTCACCACCGCCACGGGCGGCACAGTGCTGGAACTGCAGAATCTGCACGGCGACATCGCTCTTGCGCTGCCTGTCGACACGTCACAAGCCCCCGTGGTACTCGACTCCGATGAGTACGGCAACGTACGGACGAACCAGGCTGCCGTCCGCTACGCGTGGCTCGGCGGCGCCCAGCGTTCGGACGAGACCCTGACAGGACTCACGCTGATGGGGGTGCGTCTGTACAACGCTTCCACCGGCCGTTTCCTGTCGGTCGACCCGGTACCCGGAGGTAACGCCAACGCCTACGAGTACACGGGCGCTGATCCCGTCAACAAGGTCGACCTCGACGGACGGTGGAACCACTACAAAACCCTTTACGCCTCGTGGGGCAGGGTTTCATCGCATGTGTGGTCCTTCTGGGACTGGTGGGGATGGGGCTGGCATGTCGGAGCGTCCGTGCGCTTCACCTTCAATCGCTGGGGCACCAACAAAATAGCGAACGAAGGTCCCTACGCCCTGACGCTGTATGCCTTCCTCGCCGCAGCGGTAGGCGGATACGCCGCCACGATCATGTACATCATCGGCGCTGTCGCGGCGTGGATCACGTGGGAAGCCTACCGAGCAAAAGAGCGAGGCAAGTGCCTGTACTTCTATGCCAGCGCACGCTGGATAAACGGGGTTCCGTACTGGTACTACTATCCTGCTTCGCAGTCCTGCTAG
- a CDS encoding LAETG motif-containing sortase-dependent surface protein: MKLRRTLVTVAATAVIAPAALLSATTAFAGTALPATGTSVTASPSTSGSPTATPTATASPTATATVSTKPTASTSPAKPTTSATPTGEPTDEPGLCADKPGYQEKVTTTLTGLPGKIVAGSGWHNLTLTTTNESDTDASAVLFYAGVGSASQDAPDAFSTKQVVLQAYDDQSGAWQSINDGAGHSVGFAGFSDTLKAGEKVTIKLRLDVKANAPIGKGMTLGGGVYTNGQDHCLGDSGHAYLVQIVAPGTTTDGTVPQTGGKVPLPTTTPNKSTLPHVTGNLAETGSSNATPMIAAVGGAAVALGAGAIFIVRRRKTTTI; the protein is encoded by the coding sequence ATGAAGCTCCGCCGCACCCTGGTGACCGTCGCTGCGACCGCCGTCATCGCGCCCGCCGCACTGCTGTCCGCGACCACCGCCTTCGCCGGCACCGCACTCCCCGCCACAGGCACCTCCGTCACGGCGAGCCCGAGCACCTCGGGCAGCCCGACTGCGACGCCGACGGCCACCGCCAGCCCCACCGCTACGGCCACCGTCAGCACGAAGCCGACCGCGTCCACGTCACCCGCAAAGCCGACCACCTCCGCCACGCCGACCGGCGAGCCGACGGATGAGCCCGGCCTGTGCGCGGACAAGCCCGGCTACCAGGAGAAGGTCACCACCACCCTCACCGGCCTGCCCGGCAAGATCGTCGCGGGCAGCGGATGGCACAACCTCACCCTGACCACGACCAATGAGTCCGACACGGACGCCTCAGCGGTTCTGTTCTACGCAGGTGTCGGCTCCGCCTCCCAGGACGCCCCGGACGCCTTCTCCACCAAGCAGGTCGTCCTGCAGGCGTACGACGACCAGTCAGGTGCCTGGCAGAGCATCAACGACGGCGCCGGCCACTCCGTCGGCTTCGCCGGCTTCAGCGACACCCTCAAAGCCGGCGAGAAGGTCACCATCAAGCTGCGCCTGGACGTCAAGGCCAACGCCCCCATCGGCAAGGGCATGACCCTCGGCGGCGGCGTGTACACCAACGGCCAGGACCACTGCCTCGGCGACAGCGGCCACGCCTACCTCGTCCAGATCGTCGCCCCCGGCACCACCACCGACGGCACCGTCCCCCAGACCGGCGGCAAGGTCCCCCTGCCGACCACCACGCCCAACAAGAGCACCCTGCCGCACGTCACCGGAAACCTCGCCGAGACCGGCTCCTCCAACGCCACCCCGATGATCGCTGCAGTCGGCGGCGCAGCCGTAGCCCTCGGCGCCGGCGCCATCTTCATCGTCCGCCGCCGCAAGACCACCACCATCTAG
- a CDS encoding polysaccharide deacetylase family protein codes for MVTSLPASQRAIALTFDACGGRGGSGYDRDLIDFLRSRRVPATLFLNSRWIDANPVAFRKLAGEPLFEIANHGTRHPPLSVSGRSAYGIPGTRSAGEVYDEVAGNHAKLTRLLGRAPRFFRPGTAYCDDVAARIVTALHEQVVAFTVNGDGGATFTPQQVDDTVRRARPGSIVIGHMNHPEGGTAEGIARAIPRLLASGHRFVRLSDALH; via the coding sequence GTGGTGACCTCCCTGCCCGCCTCCCAGCGGGCGATCGCGTTGACCTTCGATGCCTGCGGCGGGCGGGGTGGCAGCGGTTACGACCGTGACCTGATCGACTTCCTTCGGTCGCGTCGGGTGCCGGCGACGTTGTTCCTCAACTCTCGCTGGATCGACGCGAACCCGGTGGCTTTCCGCAAGTTGGCGGGTGAGCCGTTGTTCGAGATTGCCAATCACGGGACCCGGCATCCTCCCTTGTCGGTGTCCGGTCGCTCCGCCTACGGCATCCCTGGCACCCGGAGCGCTGGAGAGGTCTATGACGAGGTTGCGGGAAACCATGCCAAGCTCACCCGGCTGCTCGGCCGCGCACCGCGTTTTTTCCGCCCGGGTACCGCCTACTGCGACGACGTCGCCGCACGCATCGTGACCGCACTGCACGAGCAGGTCGTGGCGTTCACGGTCAACGGCGATGGCGGCGCGACCTTTACACCCCAGCAGGTGGACGACACCGTTCGCCGCGCCCGTCCGGGGTCGATCGTGATCGGGCACATGAATCACCCGGAGGGCGGCACCGCTGAAGGGATCGCCAGGGCAATACCCCGGCTCTTGGCGTCCGGCCACCGGTTCGTGCGCCTGTCCGACGCCCTGCACTGA
- a CDS encoding N-acetylmuramoyl-L-alanine amidase, which produces MAAIGTFALADPSGSAAPVLDPAAGLEREFADAAQEFHVPQSVLMAVSYHLTRWETHQGQPSTAGNYNVMGLTQVTPKDVVEPTRAERLSHLNMSGDPARMKKFNPTRALQGDDGQAETSDPRLHTLDAAAELTGATAGSLRTDREESVRGGAALLAEYEKEATGSLPEDAGQWYAAVARYSQAPDAKGAQLFTQRVFQTINRGGSRVTADGQRVTLPADPSVTPVKPAKMKLAATFASTAAAPTPECPAGLNCDFRPAAYKQNSTDPADYGNYDVTNRPADGVDIRYIVIHDTEGGYEGSLSVFQNPAKSASAHYLIRASDGLVTQLVPTKDTAWQAGNKTLNMHSIGIEHEGFAIKAGSWYSESQYESSAALVKYLATRFGIPLDREHIIGHDEVPGPLDANVAGMHWDPGPYWDWNHYFSLMGAPTGDGGGGSPVLAGQEITIAPPFTTANQPAIVYCSPTCTTQTPHPANFLYLYSDASTSSPLISDPYLRAGAAGSTQGPDWAAKAVTGNHYVVAAVKGDWTAIWYGGRQGWFYNPGGQLTAPVGTSTQPVVTPKAGLASIPVYGRAYPRTADYTGTQVPVQADTDKALTKYSIKAGQVYVPGGPTVAGDYFYAMNFDNSAPGDHTLITGTTKFIPIRYNHRLAWVRADDVQQINSTRPSNSATRSDLVALDKSGVLWQYQGSGSATTPFLYRYRLSAGWQGYNALIDLSGFHANGTGDLIAREPSGTLWYYKATGNIAAPFATRVKAGTGWQIYNALIGVGDVSGDGKPDLIARDTAGILYLYRGTGNPAAPFTTRLKIGTGWQMHNMLVGGGDLTGDGKTDLIARDTTGGLWLYRGTGNPAAPWAARLKIGTGWQMHNLIVGTSDLTNDGKADLLARDTTGRLWLYRGTGNAAAPFAARSLVTTGWQMYNALIG; this is translated from the coding sequence GTGGCGGCCATCGGGACGTTCGCGCTGGCGGATCCGTCCGGCAGTGCCGCTCCCGTGCTGGATCCGGCGGCCGGACTGGAGCGGGAGTTCGCTGACGCCGCGCAGGAGTTTCACGTACCGCAGAGCGTGCTGATGGCGGTCTCGTACCATTTGACCCGGTGGGAGACGCACCAGGGCCAGCCCAGTACGGCCGGGAACTACAACGTCATGGGCCTGACCCAGGTCACGCCCAAGGACGTCGTGGAGCCGACCCGGGCGGAGCGGCTGTCGCATCTCAACATGAGTGGCGATCCCGCCCGGATGAAGAAGTTCAACCCCACCCGGGCGCTGCAGGGCGACGACGGCCAGGCCGAGACCTCCGACCCTCGCCTGCACACGCTGGATGCGGCGGCCGAGCTGACCGGTGCGACGGCCGGCTCGCTGCGTACCGATCGCGAGGAGAGCGTCAGGGGCGGGGCGGCGCTGCTGGCCGAGTATGAGAAGGAAGCGACGGGTTCGCTGCCCGAGGATGCGGGCCAGTGGTACGCGGCTGTGGCCCGCTACAGCCAGGCGCCGGACGCCAAGGGCGCCCAGCTGTTCACCCAGCGCGTCTTCCAGACCATCAACCGCGGCGGCAGCCGGGTCACCGCCGATGGGCAACGAGTCACCCTGCCCGCCGACCCGTCGGTGACCCCCGTGAAGCCGGCGAAGATGAAGCTGGCCGCGACGTTCGCCAGCACGGCCGCCGCTCCGACACCCGAGTGCCCGGCGGGCCTGAACTGCGATTTCCGGCCCGCGGCGTACAAGCAGAACAGCACGGATCCGGCTGACTACGGCAACTACGACGTGACGAACCGGCCGGCCGACGGTGTCGACATTCGCTACATCGTCATCCATGACACCGAGGGCGGCTACGAAGGTTCCCTGAGTGTCTTTCAGAACCCGGCGAAGTCCGCCAGCGCGCATTACCTGATCCGTGCCTCGGACGGTCTGGTCACCCAGCTGGTGCCGACCAAGGACACTGCCTGGCAGGCGGGTAACAAGACCCTCAACATGCATTCGATCGGTATCGAGCATGAGGGCTTCGCGATCAAGGCGGGGTCCTGGTACAGCGAATCGCAGTATGAGTCGTCGGCGGCGCTGGTGAAGTACCTCGCGACCCGCTTCGGCATTCCACTGGACCGCGAGCACATCATCGGCCACGACGAGGTACCCGGCCCGCTCGACGCCAACGTCGCCGGCATGCACTGGGACCCGGGCCCCTACTGGGACTGGAACCACTACTTCTCCCTGATGGGCGCGCCGACCGGCGACGGCGGCGGGGGCAGCCCCGTCCTGGCCGGCCAGGAGATCACCATCGCGCCGCCGTTCACCACGGCCAACCAGCCGGCCATCGTGTACTGCTCCCCCACCTGCACGACGCAGACGCCGCACCCGGCGAACTTCCTCTACCTCTACTCCGATGCCTCCACCAGCTCGCCACTGATCTCGGATCCGTATCTGCGGGCCGGAGCCGCGGGCAGCACGCAGGGCCCGGACTGGGCCGCCAAGGCCGTCACCGGCAACCACTACGTGGTCGCCGCGGTGAAGGGCGACTGGACGGCGATCTGGTACGGCGGTCGGCAAGGCTGGTTCTACAACCCCGGCGGCCAGCTGACCGCCCCCGTCGGCACGAGCACGCAGCCGGTCGTCACCCCGAAGGCGGGGCTCGCCTCGATTCCCGTGTACGGCAGGGCCTATCCGCGGACGGCCGACTACACCGGCACCCAGGTGCCCGTCCAGGCGGACACCGACAAGGCGCTGACGAAGTACAGCATCAAGGCGGGGCAGGTCTACGTGCCCGGCGGGCCGACCGTGGCCGGGGACTACTTCTACGCCATGAACTTCGACAACAGCGCCCCCGGCGACCACACCCTGATCACCGGAACCACCAAGTTCATCCCGATCCGCTACAACCACCGACTCGCCTGGGTCCGCGCCGACGACGTGCAACAGATCAACAGCACCCGACCGTCCAACAGCGCCACTCGTTCCGACCTGGTCGCACTCGACAAGTCCGGCGTGCTGTGGCAGTACCAGGGCAGCGGCAGCGCCACGACCCCCTTCCTGTACCGCTACCGTCTCAGCGCCGGCTGGCAGGGCTACAACGCCCTGATCGACCTGTCCGGATTCCACGCCAACGGCACCGGCGACCTGATCGCCCGCGAGCCGTCGGGCACGCTCTGGTACTACAAGGCCACCGGCAACATCGCAGCCCCCTTCGCCACACGGGTCAAGGCCGGGACCGGCTGGCAGATCTACAACGCCCTCATCGGCGTGGGTGATGTGTCCGGGGACGGCAAGCCGGACCTGATCGCACGGGACACCGCCGGCATCCTCTATCTCTACCGCGGCACCGGCAACCCCGCAGCCCCCTTCACCACCCGCCTCAAGATCGGCACCGGCTGGCAGATGCACAACATGCTGGTCGGAGGAGGCGACCTGACCGGCGACGGAAAAACCGATCTGATCGCGCGCGACACCACAGGCGGCCTGTGGCTCTACCGCGGTACTGGCAACCCCGCGGCGCCCTGGGCCGCCCGCCTCAAGATCGGCACCGGCTGGCAGATGCACAACCTCATCGTCGGTACATCCGACCTGACCAACGACGGCAAGGCAGACCTGCTCGCCCGCGACACGACCGGCCGTCTGTGGCTCTACCGCGGCACCGGCAACGCGGCAGCCCCCTTCGCCGCACGGTCGCTCGTCACCACCGGTTGGCAGATGTACAACGCCCTCATCGGCTGA